Proteins from one Acidihalobacter prosperus genomic window:
- the gltB gene encoding glutamate synthase large subunit yields MSAHTPIGGLYRPEFERDNCGFGLIAHMDGRPSHWVLETAIHALERLTHRGAVAADGKTGDGCGLLLKTPTPFLRALASEQGFHLGERFAAGMVFLSTDPQTAAIARQTLEQALQASGLCTAGWRVVPTDPAACGEEALRSLPAIEQIYVNAPAEMDDAGFERALFVARRRAEHALAGRDDTFYVSSLSARVLSYKGLVMPAYLTRFYPDLRDPRLETALCVFHQRFSTNTLPQWRLAQPFRLLAHNGEINTIRGNRNWARTRAHTLSSPHLPDLSEFGPLVSMEGSDSSSLDNMLEIMLAGDIDMFRAMRLLMPPAWQNMQHVDTDLRAFYEYHSMHMEPWDGPAGVVLTDGRHAACCLDRNGLRPARYVITRDRHITLASEIGVYDYAPEDVVTKGRLKPGEMLAVDTETGELLLPETINERLKNRQPYRSWLDQHSRSLPRLDDEASVAPAMDPERLRTYEKLFNLSFEERDQVLRVLAEAGQEAVGSMGDDTPYPVFSRQVRSLFDNFRQQFAQVTNPPIDPLRERVVMSLETNLGHERNLFEESPDHAARLVMSSPLLSEMRLQQLLDLPYDDLRNHRIDLNVAQGRDLKTAIQAICQEAEQAVRDGAVLLVLSDRDIAPDRIPLPAVLATGAVHHHLINRGLRCRANLIVDTATARDPHQIAVLIGYGATAVCPYLALQSLHGLRRSGEITDKTDGELATAYRRGIHKSLYKIMSKMGISTIASYRGAQLFEIVGLHHEIVDTCFPGSVSRVQGMNFEDVAEDLEKLSRLAWNPRKQTAQGGLLKYIHGGEYHAYNPDVVQTLHRAVVSGDYRDWEAHAALINGRPPMVLRDLLKLREDTPSVPLDEVESIDAIVKRFDSAGMSLGALSPEAHETLAAAMNRLGARSNSGEGGEDAERFGTERMSKIKQIASGRFGVTPHYLVNAEVLQIKVAQGAKPGEGGQLPGHKVNEMIAKLRFARPGVALISPPPHHDIYSIEDLAQLIFDLKQVNPQALVSVKLVAEAGVGTIAAGVAKAYADLITISGYDGGTGASPLTSVKYAGGPWELGLTEAHQTLRANNLRDKVRLQTDGGLKTGLDVIKAAILGAESFGFGTGPMIAMGCKYLRICHLNNCATGVATQDKVLRMNHFVGKVDMVVNYFRFIAEETRRWMAKLGVRSLTDLIGRTDLLEIIPGDTPRQARLDLAPVLSDAGVAPEVPRFCVEPHNAPFDRGELAERMVADMLQAIESGQGGEFHYDIRNVNRSIGARVSGEIARRHGNYGMSDNPITVHLKGTAGQSFGVWNAGGLHLHLEGDANDYVGKGMAAGKIVIHPPAGSQFNSHEAAIIGNTCLYGATGGKLFAAGIAGERFCVRNSGATAVVEGAGDHACEYMTGGVVAVLGRTGVNFGAGMTGGFALVLDLDNQFVDRCNHELIDLHRLDPEHMEAPRAFLRGLLEEYHAETGSPWAAEILANFKRYLPKFWLVKPRASDLAGLISTLSEAA; encoded by the coding sequence ATGTCGGCCCATACCCCCATCGGCGGTCTCTATCGCCCTGAATTCGAGCGTGACAACTGTGGCTTCGGCCTGATCGCCCATATGGACGGACGACCGAGTCACTGGGTGCTCGAAACGGCGATACACGCACTGGAGCGACTGACTCATCGGGGCGCCGTGGCTGCTGACGGCAAGACGGGCGACGGCTGCGGCCTGCTGCTCAAGACGCCGACGCCGTTTCTACGCGCCCTGGCCAGCGAGCAGGGCTTCCATCTGGGCGAACGCTTTGCCGCCGGCATGGTGTTTCTAAGCACCGATCCGCAGACGGCCGCAATCGCCCGCCAGACCCTGGAGCAGGCGCTGCAGGCCAGTGGCCTTTGCACCGCTGGCTGGCGCGTCGTGCCCACCGACCCTGCCGCCTGCGGCGAAGAGGCGCTGCGTTCGCTGCCCGCCATCGAACAGATCTACGTGAACGCGCCTGCCGAAATGGACGACGCCGGCTTTGAGCGTGCGCTATTCGTTGCGCGGCGGCGCGCGGAGCACGCCCTCGCGGGCCGGGACGACACATTCTACGTATCCAGCCTGTCGGCGCGCGTCCTCAGCTACAAGGGCCTGGTGATGCCGGCGTACCTGACGCGTTTTTATCCCGATCTGCGCGATCCGCGCCTGGAGACCGCCCTGTGCGTGTTTCACCAGCGCTTTTCGACCAACACACTGCCGCAGTGGCGCCTCGCGCAACCTTTCCGCCTTCTCGCCCACAACGGCGAGATCAACACCATCCGCGGCAACCGCAACTGGGCCCGCACGCGTGCGCACACGCTCTCCAGCCCCCACCTGCCGGATCTTTCCGAATTCGGCCCGCTGGTATCCATGGAGGGCTCGGACTCGAGCTCGCTCGACAACATGCTGGAGATCATGCTCGCAGGCGACATCGACATGTTCCGCGCCATGCGCCTGCTGATGCCGCCGGCGTGGCAGAACATGCAGCATGTCGACACCGACCTGCGCGCCTTTTACGAATATCACTCCATGCACATGGAGCCATGGGACGGCCCTGCAGGCGTCGTGCTCACCGACGGGCGCCATGCCGCCTGCTGCCTGGACCGCAACGGCCTGCGCCCCGCACGCTACGTCATCACCCGCGACCGCCACATCACGCTCGCCTCGGAAATCGGCGTCTACGACTACGCACCCGAGGATGTCGTGACCAAGGGCCGACTCAAGCCGGGCGAGATGCTCGCGGTCGACACCGAGACCGGCGAACTCCTGCTGCCAGAAACCATCAACGAGCGCCTCAAGAACCGCCAGCCCTATCGCAGCTGGCTCGACCAGCACTCAAGAAGCCTGCCCCGGCTCGACGACGAGGCCTCGGTCGCGCCGGCCATGGACCCCGAACGCCTGCGCACCTACGAAAAACTGTTCAACCTGAGTTTCGAGGAACGCGATCAGGTGCTGCGCGTGCTCGCAGAGGCCGGGCAGGAAGCGGTCGGTTCGATGGGCGACGACACCCCTTATCCCGTGTTCTCGCGGCAGGTGCGTTCCCTGTTCGACAACTTCCGCCAGCAGTTCGCCCAGGTGACCAACCCGCCGATCGATCCGCTGCGCGAGCGGGTCGTGATGTCGCTCGAAACCAATCTCGGCCACGAGCGCAACCTGTTCGAGGAAAGCCCGGACCACGCGGCGCGCCTGGTCATGAGCTCGCCGCTGCTCTCGGAAATGCGCCTGCAGCAACTGCTCGACCTGCCCTATGACGACCTGCGCAACCATCGGATCGACCTCAATGTGGCGCAGGGCCGCGATCTTAAAACGGCCATACAGGCTATCTGCCAGGAGGCCGAGCAGGCCGTGCGCGACGGCGCCGTGCTGCTGGTGCTGTCCGATCGTGACATCGCACCGGACCGCATACCACTCCCCGCGGTGCTCGCCACCGGCGCGGTTCATCATCACCTAATCAACCGCGGGCTGCGCTGCCGCGCCAATCTCATCGTCGACACGGCCACCGCGCGCGACCCGCACCAGATCGCGGTACTGATCGGCTACGGCGCCACCGCGGTTTGCCCCTACCTGGCCCTGCAATCCCTGCACGGGCTGCGTCGCAGCGGAGAGATCACGGACAAGACTGACGGCGAGCTGGCCACGGCCTACCGCCGCGGCATCCACAAGAGCCTGTACAAGATCATGTCCAAGATGGGCATTTCGACCATCGCCAGCTATCGCGGCGCGCAGCTGTTCGAGATCGTCGGCCTGCACCACGAAATCGTCGACACCTGCTTCCCCGGCTCCGTCAGCCGCGTGCAGGGCATGAATTTCGAAGACGTCGCGGAGGATCTAGAAAAACTGTCCCGCCTGGCCTGGAATCCACGCAAACAGACCGCCCAGGGCGGGTTGCTCAAATATATCCATGGCGGCGAATACCATGCCTACAACCCCGACGTGGTGCAGACACTGCACCGCGCAGTGGTGTCCGGCGACTACCGCGACTGGGAGGCGCACGCCGCCCTGATCAACGGACGCCCGCCCATGGTGCTGCGCGACCTGCTGAAGCTGCGCGAAGACACGCCTTCGGTCCCCCTGGACGAAGTCGAATCCATCGATGCCATCGTCAAGCGCTTCGATTCGGCCGGCATGTCGCTCGGCGCGCTGTCGCCGGAGGCGCACGAGACCCTGGCCGCGGCCATGAACCGTCTCGGTGCGCGCTCCAACTCCGGCGAGGGCGGCGAGGACGCGGAACGCTTCGGCACCGAGCGCATGTCCAAGATCAAGCAGATCGCCTCCGGCCGTTTCGGCGTGACGCCGCACTACCTCGTCAACGCCGAAGTGCTGCAGATCAAGGTCGCCCAGGGCGCCAAGCCCGGCGAAGGCGGCCAGTTGCCCGGACACAAGGTCAACGAGATGATCGCGAAGCTGCGCTTCGCGCGCCCGGGCGTTGCCTTGATCTCGCCGCCGCCGCATCACGACATCTACTCGATCGAGGACCTCGCGCAGCTCATCTTCGATCTCAAGCAGGTCAATCCGCAGGCGCTGGTGTCGGTCAAGCTGGTCGCCGAAGCCGGTGTCGGCACCATCGCCGCGGGCGTGGCCAAGGCCTATGCCGACCTCATCACCATCTCCGGCTACGACGGCGGCACCGGCGCCAGCCCGCTGACCTCCGTCAAATATGCCGGCGGCCCCTGGGAGCTCGGCCTGACCGAGGCCCACCAGACCCTGCGCGCCAACAACCTGCGCGACAAGGTACGCCTGCAGACCGACGGCGGTCTCAAGACCGGCCTCGACGTGATCAAGGCCGCCATCCTCGGCGCCGAAAGCTTCGGCTTCGGCACCGGCCCGATGATCGCCATGGGCTGCAAGTACCTGCGTATCTGCCATCTGAACAACTGCGCCACCGGCGTCGCCACCCAGGACAAGGTACTGCGCATGAACCACTTCGTCGGCAAGGTCGACATGGTGGTCAACTACTTCCGTTTCATCGCCGAGGAAACCCGTCGGTGGATGGCCAAGCTCGGCGTGCGCAGCCTGACCGACCTCATCGGCCGCACCGACCTGCTGGAAATCATCCCCGGCGACACCCCTCGCCAGGCCCGACTGGACCTGGCGCCGGTGCTGTCCGATGCCGGCGTGGCACCCGAGGTGCCGCGCTTCTGCGTGGAGCCGCACAACGCGCCCTTCGACCGCGGCGAGCTGGCCGAACGCATGGTTGCCGACATGCTGCAGGCCATCGAGTCCGGCCAGGGCGGCGAGTTCCACTACGATATCCGCAACGTCAACCGCTCGATCGGTGCTCGCGTCTCCGGTGAAATCGCCCGTCGCCACGGCAACTACGGCATGTCCGACAACCCGATCACGGTGCATCTCAAGGGTACCGCGGGGCAGAGTTTCGGCGTCTGGAACGCCGGTGGCCTGCACCTTCACCTTGAAGGCGACGCCAACGACTACGTCGGCAAGGGCATGGCCGCAGGCAAGATCGTGATCCACCCGCCGGCCGGAAGCCAGTTCAACAGCCATGAGGCGGCCATCATCGGCAACACCTGCCTGTACGGCGCCACCGGCGGCAAGCTGTTCGCTGCGGGCATTGCCGGCGAGCGTTTCTGCGTGCGCAACTCCGGCGCCACCGCCGTGGTCGAGGGCGCAGGCGACCATGCCTGCGAATACATGACCGGCGGCGTGGTCGCGGTACTCGGACGCACCGGGGTCAACTTCGGCGCCGGCATGACCGGCGGCTTTGCCCTCGTGCTCGACCTCGACAACCAATTCGTCGACCGCTGCAACCACGAGCTGATCGACCTCCACCGCCTCGACCCCGAGCACATGGAGGCGCCACGCGCCTTCCTGCGTGGCCTGCTGGAGGAATACCATGCCGAAACGGGCAGTCCCTGGGCGGCCGAGATACTGGCCAACTTCAAGCGCTATCTGCCGAAGTTCTGGCTGGTCAAGCCGCGCGCCTCGGACCTGGCCGGGCTGATCAGCACGCTCAGCGAGGCCGCCTGA